atgagatattaaaatataagtaatatagTTCGTCATTTTAGAAAttccatgtttttcttctctcccagCAATTACATAATCAAAGAGTAACTATAGTTTTTCATAGAACATCGTTTtgtaggctaggcatggtggttcatgacactttaggaggacaaggcaggcagatctcttgagatcaggagtttgagactagactgggcaacacagagaaatcCTATCagtattaaaaacacaaaaatcagctgtgcatggcagcgtgcacctatagccccagctactcaggaggctgagttgggaagatcacctgaacctggggaggtcaaggctacagtgaaccaagactgtgccattgcactccagcctgggcaacaaaatgagaccctgtctcaaaaaaaataatgaaatttaattaaaaaaaagaaaattgctttgtaaaattaactttttcaatCAAAACCAAGATTTTTCAGATACAAAGAATGCAGCCCACTGGTCAGATTTGTCAGTTCCAAGAGAATAAattctagttttctatttttctagccTGTTTATGACTATCCAATAGGATATCAAAAAAGACTAAAGCATTTGGAATACAAGTTCAGTACTCCTGAGTCTAACTCAACGTGCCAAATCAGGAGATAAGCACATTCTTATCAATTTTCAATCATTCAAGACCAATTTTGCTTATAATTATCCAGTTATTTTAGACCATCTTTCTCCTGAAGCCAGCCTTATGGCTATTCATTTCACTTTAGCATAAGACCCCAAGTAGGAGAACAAAATGAGGAAATGATTGGTTAAAATTGGCTGTTTGAAATTCTGAAACATGTCCACCATTCCCTTCACACATGCCCACCCCTCTTAGAAGTAGTACTTTCAGATTATTTAAGACTCGATGCTTCTATGTGGATTTTAATTTGTCATCTGTCCTCTATAACAGCTAGTAGGTTAAATTTGACTCTATTTTAAGCATAATTGACCTATGCTAATTATCTGCTAAAATAAATTTCACTCTTAGAGTTAATAAAGTGTGTTTGTCATAGAAGACCCATTGAAGTAAGAAACTGAGGAGTCCTTATGGTAAAGTGGGCCAAGAAATAAGACATAAATTTTCCCATGCAAATCAACAACTGTAGCTTCAAAAATATCCTGACACACAAGTATTGGACAGGCCATGTTTCTCTCACTCCCTAAAAAAATTGGCCGGGGAAGGAGTATGAGAGCTCCCATAGCTCTCCCAAGGCTCATTATTCTCCATCACTCCATGGGAACAGCCTTGTCAGAAAAGAGTGAAAGACCATTTGTCAACCTCTCTTCAACTCCCTGATTCTAGCCAACCTTCATCAATCCCAAgtgagcagccagagagaaatgcaaacccCGTATCTCCAGCATCATTGTCTGCTGGAGTCAAAAACCACAATTCCACCACCCACCCCAACACTACTGGCCCTGTTTCTCccaattgttttttattatgtttttaaaaaaatcatctttccCCATCCCTGAGACACTGAGGAGGGGAAATTATAGTAGATAAATATGAAGCATGgagatcctttaaaaatgtttttaataataaacgagaaaatgaaaaggagaggGTTGGAAGGAGAAAATTCAAATGCCAGGAAATGGttcagttttgcttttaaatatgttAACACTCATTTATACATCTGCAAGAGACtttccattaaagaaaaattctatGAGTGTGGCTCTGGTTGCATGAATAAGGATGAAATTACTTTTTTAGACAATGTTTTCCACAGATAATTCAGAGGCCCCTGAAATTAGGTATCCCTCTTGTAGATGTCCTTGAGATGCTGCCGGACTTGGGAAAGAGGAAACTGGGATATGGGGCTATACCAAAAGGTGCTTATAGTTATAGGACAGTGAGGAAAGGGGCAGTGGGAGAAAAATCCGAAGTCTGAGAATCTGGATTGCAAAAGAAGACTACCGAGGTcgtgggagaaaggagaggaaacaaGGATGAAAACCCAAAGAGGAAGAGGCATGAAATGTTGTCAAATGCCAAAAGGCATTTGGAGAGAAGTTGGGAATTGCATTAAGAAAACCACTGCAAATCTCATTTCAGACCATTTAGAGATATGCCTCCTGGGAACTGCGAGCTCAGGCTGTTTAACATCAGACAAATTGATCCACTCCATCCCTAccctaattaaataaattattcaataattCCACCGGGTTAAagaaccaaaatattaaaaaccttCAGGGCCCACTCTTGCCAAATATGTCAGGGatcgcgtgcgtgtgtgtgtgtgtgtgtgtgtgttctgtgacACCACTACTGTTAAATAAGCAGAGCTAAGACGTAGGGGATTGGGAGATTATTGCAAAAAGGGCATGGGCCGGGGGACTTTGTTGGGAGCCTACGAAAGAAGATTGTGTGGGGACGGTGGGCAGCGAACGTGTTGGGAACAATATGAAAAACCAGGAATTGCCTTGGAAACGACAGGGCCGGGCAAGACAATGTCCGAAAGAAAAATGAGCAGGTGCGGGATGTGGCCAGAGTCGGAGAAGAGTCCGGGCGCCCGGAATGGCTCCAGGAACGACGGAGACCCCTCAATGTTTTTGGGGGCGGTGGGTACTAATAGAACCCGGCGTCCGGGATGCGCCAGGGAGGCTGCGGGTGCGGCGGGGGTGGGGCGCTGGAGGGTGAAGAAGCCGGAGTGAGGTAGCGGAGCCGGGCGGGGGCCTCCCAACTGGGCCCGGAGGCAGTCGGGGGACATGGGCTAGGAGAGCGCATGGCGGCGGCGAGGCGGGAAGCGAGGGGCATCCGGTCACTCACCCCATTGGCCGCGGCCATCTGCACCACGATCTCGATGGCCGTCCTGCTAAAGTACCTGCCGTCGCTGCCCACCACCATGGTGCAGCCCTGGCGGTCGCGCAGGTCGATGGACGACAGCACGCTCTGGATGAAGTTGGGCAGGTAGTTGCGCTGGCCCTCGAAGAGGCCGGTGGGTCGCCGCAGACCCCCGCCACCGGTCGGCCGCTGGTCCTCGTAGGGCGCGGTGGGCACCGTCAGCACCGGGATGGGGCTCCCCTCCATGGCGCCTCCTGACCGGTCTTGCTGCGGCTCCCTGAGCCGGAGGGAATCTGCAGCCTGCCCGGGGGCCCCCACCAGCCTGGCTGCGTGCCGGGACTCCGCCTCGTGCCCGGGCCCCCTCCCCAGCAGGTCGGCGCCCTGCGCCCTGCACCCGCCCGCCGGGGGACCGCCCGCCCCTCCTCTCCGCGAGGCCGCTCACTGACTCCCTCGGCAGAGTTTGCTTCTGGCTTCCTATAAAATTTTCTCCCGCCCACCTTCTCTGCTGCCAGACCGCCAGAGGTGCCCTCAGTTTCTTCCCAAGTTGGACTCACTTTCGGGGTGTCCCAAAAGCCCGATTCCAGGGCCTGCTAGCCCGACCCCGGTGACGCCTCCACCCGCGCCTGGCCCCAGCCTTCCCCCGCGATCGCCGCCCTCCGGGGCACACCCTCCGCCAGAAAACAGCCGGCGGGAAGGCGAGACTTTGGGCAGAGTCAGGGTTCCTCTCGCGCGCCCGGCCCCTCTCCAGGTCTCCCTGGGAGTGCGCAGCCTATACGCACCAGTTTCTCTTCAGAACAAGGACGGGGAAGGAGTTGGGAGGGGGCTGAAACCTTTTGCCATCAGCGAACAGCCCCAGCCAAAAATAACCCTGGAAAGGCGAGCTGAGAATGGTTATCTCCTGCCAGCGCTGAAATCGGAGGCTGGGAGCTgcgtgtggggtgtgtgtgtgtgtgtgtgtgtgtaccctcCCACCACGACCATTTG
Above is a window of Papio anubis isolate 15944 chromosome 13, Panubis1.0, whole genome shotgun sequence DNA encoding:
- the LOC103878390 gene encoding uncharacterized protein LOC103878390, with amino-acid sequence MGRGTLLGAYERRLCGDGGQRTCWEQYEKPGIALETTGPGKTMSERKMSRCGMWPESEKSPGARNGSRNDGDPSMFLGAVEEKKNGIHAVPILQMKTGGLFL